ACCCAGAAGATCATTCTGAGGTATCCAGTCCATCATTAAGGTGTTGTTCCCTAGTGCAGATGGTCTTTTTCCTTTGTACCTCCAGATGACCTTCTGTGGAAGTTCTGCAAAAGCTTCAGCAATTGCCTCAGCCACATCAACAGGGAGCTGACCAATGAGAGTGCCCAGCGACATGACGATGACACCATGTTCACCAGAGCTCTGCACAAAGTCCTCAAGATCTAGTGGAAGAGGCTTTGATGGCTTGCAATGGAAACCTCCCATGTAGACAATGTTTGGCATAGTGGGACGTGGGAATTCAAAAATGAAATCTACCCTGTGGAGCCACAAGTCAGCACTCCGAACTAAGGCAAGGTAGGAGGACGCTTCTGGGCCAAGGAACCGTTCGCAAAGTGCATTATAAGTTGGAGCAAAAAGGAGAGCACCCTGTGCTTCAGCTATTATGTACATCACTATGTTCTTCACTCTTTCAAAGAAGCTCATGCGGTCGGAAAACTCCAGGAATAGAAAAGGAACATACGAAAGTGGTGAAGGAGCTATCATAAAATGAGCTTCACTATACAATGTCCAACGCACATTGAAGACCATGGGCAGTTTCAGATAATGACCCAATATGATACCTCCAAACATGGCAGGGTCTGTAAGAACCAAATCATATTTGGCCTCTTTTAAGGACTGCGTTAGCTGCTGGTTCTCCAACATGCTGATTATCAACTCACCTTCTGTTTTAATCATCTCATAAATACTTTTCCACATCTCTATCTCCAGCTTCATATGCGCCCAGGTGGAACCACCCCTCTGAATTTCCATAAGTCTGAATGTGAACATCTCAAGGAATTCTTCACCAAATCCTCCTTCAGACTTCAGAGTGATTGATGTGTAGTGAGGTGAGAATTCTTTGATGTACCAGCTGTCTGCCATCCTCATGACTGTAATATTGTGGCCTTTGGCATGAAGTGCCTCAATCAAGGTTTTCATGTGGACCCAATGGCTGCCATCCACAGGAAACACAAGAATCTTTCCATTCTGAACAACTGGGATTGCCAACACCACGAGGGCTAGTAAAATAGTTTGACACACCTGAAAATTCTGTTGGCTCATAGTACCTGTTGCAAAGCAAGAgaacaagaacatttttaaatcacgTAAGAGATGTAACACAGAGAAGAGACGATCTAAGTAATATTTTATTTCCTACAATTTATTTTTCAGAGCTTGTAATGTTAGAACTGTCAAAATTGGTGAACTCTAAATTGCTTTTGCAATTGCTTATTACACTGCATCTAAAATGTTACCATCTGACACATCTCTTTTAGAATTTGTTGGAGCTAATGGAAATTCTGTTACTGCTTCACAAAACTCAGCCACAAAATTGGTGTGTAGAGTACAGTGACATAGGaaatcagggcaactatttgAAGTTTCACCTGTTACAGAAAGGAAGAATAAAGAATATGGAGGATTTTTaacttaatttgaaaataaacccCAATCCTACAAGATATGACAAGACACATAATGGCTTAGGCTTAATTCAGTTAAGCTTTGATGTGCAAATTATTTTccagaaaatcataattttaaatctttaaatttcATTTTTAGACACCGTGAAATTATTTTGATATGCAAATATAACAGCACTATAAACATGTATTACAATGCACCCTTTACTAATTCAATAATCACAATTCTAAAGAgacttaaaattattttctttcactGAGTGATAATGTTACTAgacaaacaatattttattagGAGTTAATAAAATTTCAGACATAGTTTCTGTTCTAACCTTAACAAATATTCTTACCCATGAATATGTGGCATGCACAATTGTTACCAAGTCAACTTCTGTTGATTATAGCCTAAAGAACTACTGTACAAGCACAGCTTAAACTCCTTtgtcatatttatataataaaatgtgagtGAAGGTTCATTCAACAATCTTTAAAGGTCAAGGTGCATTTACTTTCAAAGATCTAGTTAATGAGTTACCTTTCAACATTACTGATATGGTACAAAATTAGAATCCTCATAACTGTTAGATGTTGTGCCCAGAATACATAaatttattttcctaaaaatgtaataatctaAAATTGGCGAAAACTTTTAGACCAGAAGCTTGGTAGAGCATGCAATCTATAATGTGTGAGTGATGACATCAGTTCACCATTTGTGAGgataaaacaaaaaagttacacTAAGTCTTCTTCAATAGAACCTGTTATAAAAGGTTCCGttagtgattattttttttattaaatgacatgCAGAAATATCCACctgtcagatatcactgaaaAATGTGGCATGATATATCGCATCTGTCTAGACAGCAATAttctctgtaaaaaataaataaataaaaacgatgCAAGCCACGGTCAGATTCTTTGTTTAGCTAGTCAAAAGTCTTCAGGattctttctgcctgtcaatctttTGGTTGTTCACAGGGAAGCCCATATATCGGCAGTAGAATGCTGAGAGTGTCAGTCAGTATTTTGCTACCATTGCTTTAGACATCAGGGACCTGGACAAGGGCGTGCACAGtcatggcccggccccgccctcctcctcatcacagagaTACAGGAGTGGTGATATAAATGTTGTACCCTCTTAAGTAGCAACACATATCTAATTGAAAGTACATTATTTGTACCCTTAAATAACTTTGTCTAAGAGTataagttattaaaaaaatttaagtattACACATACTTCTGTCTTGCCGACATCAAAGCGTGTGTGCAAGCGATCAAGTCTATCAAGGGCAGGGTTTTTGAAAATGGGGGCATGTCTAATTCAGTGTCTTAAGTTTGCTGGAATTTCCAGAACGTcaatgcttacagcacctttaagttagAGTTAAATAAGCTGAATGATAAGAACCATAACTCATCGTGTCTGTTCACTTCATATGAGCTCAGCATCATATAGTAAAAAATGTACTTTCTGTAAAAGAGATTGttatgaggaggagggcgtgtgGCTCTGTCTCTAACGTATTGCCGCACCTGACTGCCTTTATCCCTATTCTTGGCTGATTAGCCAATTGGGGGCCGGGTCGtgtcccggcccacacgactccacatgccgaagtgtccttgggcaagacactgaaccccaagttgctccaaatggcaggctagcgtcttgcatggcagctctgccgccattggtgtatgaatggaagaatgtgtcacagtgtaaagcattttgaataccgttaaggttaaaaaggtgctgaccatttaccatttaagtaGCAACACATATCTAATTGAAAGTACATTATTTGTACCTAAATAGTACTTAAATAACTGTGTCTAAGAGtatatgttataaaaaaaaatttatcacataataataatcacattttaTTGATTACCATATGAACACATAATGTGACGGACTTGAATTTCAGTTAACAGGCAAACATGTATGAATAATGTCATATGTAAATTACATCTATTCTCTCCATGAGCATGAAACAGAAAAGACAGTATAATCCTATGCTTACCGTAAACAGAAAATGCTCCACAATGCACCACAGACTGAAATGGACtgaagtaaatacaaatattgcatttatttaataaaaataaaatcattctagcttgttttttgttttctcacaCACATTCTGCAGCACAAATACCTAATAACTTCATATGTGGTCAGGACTATGAGTGATAGAGCAGAAAGTAGGAACAGTATCACGTCGACAGAGTGATAAGTGTACCAGGGCATTTTGTACGACTCTGTTTGAAGGTGAGCTGCACCTTTGTGCCTCATAACAAATTCAATCCAGAAGATGGCATTGTCCAAAGGCTTCACTGGAACATCCTTGTGAAGCCTTGAGAGTCTCTGCATGTTCTCTCGATAAGAGGGCTCATAAAGGACATCTTTAACAGTTTTAAGGAAAGAGTCCTTATCCACTGTGGCAAAGTCTACAATTTTTGCTACTCCCTTTACTCTCATCTTTGCAAGATTGTCTGGCTGATCAAAGATCAACCCAAATCCAATGATTGGTACTCCATGGTAGATGGCTTCTTGAACTCCATTTGTTCCACCATGTGCCACAAATGCTCTGGTCTTAGGATGACCCATAAGATCATTCTGAGGTATCCAGTCCATCATTAAGGTGTTGTTCCCAAGTGCAGATGGTCTTTTTCCTTTGTACCTCCAGATGACCTTCTGTGGAAGTTCTGCAAAAGCTTCAGCAATTGCCTCAGCCACATCATCAGGAAGCTGACCAATGAGAGTGCCCAGAGACATGAGGATGACTCCATGGTCACCAGAGCTCTGCACAAAGTCTTCAAGATCTTGTGAAAGAGGCTTTGACGGTTTGCACTGGAAACCTCCCATGTAGACAATGTTTGGCATAGTGGGACGTGGGAATTCAAAAATAAAGTCAACTCTATGGAGCCACAGATCAGCACTCTGAACTAAGGTGAGGAATGATACTCCTGGGCCAATGAACCGTTCGCAAAGTGCATTATAATATGGTGCAAACAGAAAAGCACCCATTGCTTCAGCTACAGTGTACATCACAACATTTTTCAGTCTTTCAAAGAAACTCATGCGGTCAGACAACTCTACCATTGGAAAAGGAACATAAGAAAGTGGCGAAGGAGCTATCGCAAAATGAGCTTCACTATACATTGTCCAGCGGACATTGTAGACAATTGGCAGTTTCAGATAGTGCCCCAAAATAATACCTCCAAAAAAGAGTGGATCTGTGAGGATCAAATTATATTTGGCCTCTTTGAGGAACTGCATTAGCTGCTGGTCTTCCATCATACTGCTTATCATGTTACTTTCTGTTTTAGTCATCTCAGATGTACTTTCCCACATTTCTATCTCTAGTTTCAGACGAGCCCAGGTGGAACCATCCCTCTGAATTTGCATAAGTCTGGATGCAAATTTCTCAAAGAATTCTTCATCAAACCCCCCTGGAGACTTCAGAGTGATCGATGTGTAGTGAGGTGAAAATTCTTTAATGTACCAACTGTCCACCATCCGGATGACAGTAATATTGTGACCTTTGGCATGAAGCGCCTCAATCAAGATGGTCATGTGGACCCAGTGGCTGCCATCCACAGGAAAGACAAGAACCTTCCCACTCTGAACAACTGGAACAGTTGTCATCAGAAGAGCTATCAAGATTTGGACACATGCTTGAAAACACATGCTTGAAATCTGTCCGTTCATGGCACCTGTGATAAAGCAAGGGAGCAAGATTGATGTACTGAGAAACTGTGTAAAATTGTTTGTGAATGTTAATCATCTACATCATTGTAAACAAGACCATTTTAGGCAATTACTACAATTTAGTACCACAGTAGAATATTTTATctactacaatttttttttttatcacagcaTTAACTGAAAGGATTGTCTCAGTTGAGGATGAGTGAAATCAGTCAGTAATCAATGAATAGGCTAAAAGACAAAGTTCAATGAAGAGAACCAATCTCATTCTAGTAAGCAGCAGCAAAAGTTCCCACATTTCAGTACTGTTAATTCACTGCATTTAAACTAACAAGAAAAGATTGCCGACAATCATGTGTCTGGTATATTTGATTATCTATACAATGTTCTTACTGAAAAACATATTCTTACCAatgatgtagattgcaaaatCATTGCAAGGTCAGCCTTTGTTGAGTGTATGGTGAGTTCAAGAAGAACGAGAACAGTATTCCCTGCTTCAGCCTCAATGTGCATGAAGAGACACTTATACTATAGAATCTGAGTGAAGGTTCATTTAACAGTATTTAAAGGGGCATGGAGCAATTATCTGCAGAGGTCTAGTTAATATGCTACCTTTCGCAATTGCAGCTATGGTACAATCTTATAACTCTATCAACATGTTGTGTCTTCACCCCAGCACTGTCCAGTAAAATTATTTCTACTAAATATACAGAAGAAATAAAACAATGCAGAATTGTCATGTGCTTTCAAAATGACTTAAAAGTGATTTCCAAGTGGCAAGTATATGATTGAGATGCAGTAGCATAAATCAACTTTATTGTTCATGAGTTCAGTGAATTGTGCAATAGATTCTCTAATCTGAGAGCAAATAAATATCCTGTTGGCGACAGTGACTATAGCAGGACTGCATAGATCCAAGTCACTCAGCTTACAAAATTAAGTGAGTAGGCTTACTTTGGTGTTAGTAAATTACTCTTAAGtctgaaacatactctatgcaagtacgtgACTGCAAAGGCAGATTCAAGCTCACCCCCTTAAAAGCAgaggtttgttactgccacagtaaCACAAGAATGCACATCAGTTTGTTTAACTGCATATTGGCAATGCATTGGCCTTGCACTCAGGTCTGCACTTGTGTATTTTGCGTTTAGTATGTTTATGGCCTCACTGCAAtacaatgaataaaataaaacctttgaaaaaacaacaacaatgttttAAACCTTGTTAAAAAGCAGCTGAGACATTCTATctgcaaaaaacacacaaatactcaACTTTTCACAAGCAAATTACTCAAAccttattcttttaaaagactgtgcTACTAAactctttcattttatttttggttcACCTACACTGCAGCTCTGCCCTAGTTCATCCTTATTTAAGCCATTTTGGAACTTTGTGTAGCACTTCTCATATTCCTAATTTTTAAGTTCCTTTTCTGATCTGGCTGGAAGCAGGTGTGCATATGGTTCATTTcagtaaaagggatagttcaaccctaaatgaaaatgatttattgTTCTACCCTTATTCTGTTCCAAACATACAAATatctttctactgtggaacataaaaggatatATTTCAAAGGATGCTCTCTTGGTTGATTTCAACACAATATCagtagtgactcactttaaagcttaaaaaagcatttaaaagtgTCATATAAGTAGTGTAtgcaacttgtgcatcatatCAAAGTATACGATCACTTTGTATGATATACAGACCATTATTCGAACAATAATAAGGACACATCAATAAAATCAAACCTCACTGGTTCCAATCTTATCACATTTAGTTTAGAGttggttatttatttttgttataagtTTACTGTTTAATAGTAGTTTGATAGTTTAACTGCTTTCTTAGCACCACTACAGGTAATACATAATGTATTCGATTTAAGTGCTCTTTTTTCCATTGAAAATTAACATCTGCATTTTCCCGCTTTTGAAAAGCACCAATAGTGGAGAGCGCCGGGTGAAgacccacgaaccacccacctccAGCATGCTCGTCTGCCCCTGTCCGGGTCCGATGCGAGACTGGCTTACCCCACGGCCTGTCTTTTGTCTCCTTCAGACCCCCCAAGCTAGATGAGAatatcgctgctgcatcggagagcgttgtggcgtctgatgctgaggactcgactgggcagccaccttcgggtctgctcgcccagtctaaGTCTGACGCGTAGATGTCTGGCATGCTTGCCAACGCCACCGTGAGCATTGGGCTGGACCGGAACTCCCCATCCCCCCctcagccctcacggctagacgattggttcctcaggtCAGGGCACCGCTTACAGCCAcgccactccatcccccggtagAGTACCGTCAGGGAAACCTTCTGCCACACCCGatcgggctgtggtacccaaaaatgcagtttcctcactccttgattCACCTAACCGGTGTCCACACACGCCGTTCTCATGGTGGTCTGACACCAAACACCTacagtcacggcaccaatgtgtcAGTtttcaattcataacacaacgcaagtacgcactgcattctcagcattgtcGCAAGGGGTGCTAGAGTGGGCTTTtttctttcaatcaacaactgtcatggtggACTCAGGCAGCAATTTGAGGTGAATCTTTTCtgaaaaatatgtatgaatttttGTCCCCAGTCCATTCAAACGAATTAGTTTTTTCTCCAAGTCTCTTCCCACTTCTCAAGTATCAACTCATCTACCACATCTGGGCTGCATCCGAATACGTAGgcaggcagctgacttgctgtgTAATCAGTTAATGGATTATtcgacagctgttttgaatgaatggaatgcGTAAGGAAATTGGTCTCCAAACCAATGCAAGAGAACACGTAATGTATGTAcaaccagtgttgccaactttgTCGCTAGATTTTGCGACatttcagacccctttagtgactttttttcttaaaagcacctagcgacaaatctagcgactttttggaccaatgactttcttttctGCCACAGGCACACCTCTCTCTGCATCTACTCTATTCAGTGAGTGCtagagaggagcagcacattcagtTGACCGCACGGCAGCTGACACAGaagtgaatgagctgcgcatgtgcaaacaGAGTTGCCAAGGACCAATCACTAATCTGGGCTGAGTTTCCCGAAACCTTCTTAACGCTACGTCGTTCTTAAGTTACACCTTAAGCTGTACCTTATCGTTAATACGTGTTTCCCGAAACGTTCTTAGTTAAGTATACCTTCTGTAAGTCATACGTTCGGAAGGTTGGTCTGGAGCACTCTTAGCTATACCTTATCACTGTTGGCAGTTCACTCCGCTAGTGGGCACCACTGCAAAAAGCTTCTTTACATCTTAGTCTATaccaatattattttaaattgaatacacCCAGTGTTCAATTAGGCTATTCAAGTGTtttcatgcaaataataaaattgtcatcacactgattgttgttagctttttaattatattatccaaAGGTACATCAGCTGGCAAACCATTCGAAAGTAAAGGCTTATTCGTCTATTTAAAGAGAATGACTGTGGTGGGGAATTTGGTCAAACTATTGCAGCGATACAGCGAATAGTTGTGCTAAATCAAAGACGGCGCCGTCCATGAAGCCATTTAGTGTATGTGCACTATTATATTCGCGAAAACTTTAGTCCCCTGGCTACCATGTCAGAAGATACAATTCAAAAGAAATTTCGCCTGCCACGACAGCAAATTCAGCAGCTTTTAGATCTTATTAGTCCGGATGTGTCAAGACAAACTCGACGGAACCACCCCCTCAGCCCCGAAATTCAGCTGCTTGCGGCTCTCCGCTTTTATGCAGTGGGGAGTTTTCTGGAGGTGGTTGGGGATGGATATGGACTGAGTAGCCTAAGACCTCGGTGTGGCGGTGCGTTCGTTCAGGCACAAACATCCTGCTCCGTCATGCCACAGATTATATCCGCATGCCTTCCGCCAGGCACGAAGTGATGGAGTCGCATCAAAGCTTCCATGCCATTGCCGGTATACCACAAATAATAGGGCTTGTCGACGTGACACTTATCCCCATAGCCAACCCATCAGCTCAACCAGGCCTTCATCTGTCGTAAGGGCTTCGCGGCCATCAATGTCCAGGTGGTGGTGGACCACAGGGGGTGTTTGCAGACGTGGTGGCAAAGTGGCCTGGTAGCGCACACGACAGCTTTGTATGGGCCAATTCAGTAGTGGGTTAGACGCATGACACGTTTGAGCACGAGGTTGTGCATTCGCGCACTCTTTccgaaattatataaaatatccagggtttaatttagtttgcaatttgtaatttttttttttttataatatcccattagtccaaataaatgcaatttccactatttctgaagtgcttcttttaaaaaaacacCGCTTTCTCACATAACGCAGTGAAGCAGCCCCAGCACGAGAGAATAATTGATTCTCGAGCCATCGATATCAACAAATTCAGCACCATCGCCACGGACAGCACCGGGTAACGTCGCACGTAAGAAGGTACATCTTAAGCGGCTTCCTAAGGCATGGTTCGAGGAACACACCTAGAAATGGTATATCTTCAGTTAAGTTATACCTTAAGAGTCTTCGTAGCGCGCTAAGAGACAACGTTATCGGGAAACTCAGGCCTGTATTGTTTGCTCtaactttgttttaatttaaacaatttaatttgaccattatttttcttGCTTATCACTCACTGTTACCCAGACAGAGACTGTGAACTGCgtgagagaaaaaataagaacttTCGCACGAGTATAACAGAACCAGCTCGCAatcatgatctgctctgctctctgATGCACGTGTGCAACAACCGGCTTCCCTCGATacttatgaaataatctaaagttagaatctattagacctcattttatatcaacagtggcagatgttaaagtttcaagatgtgtttcagctagtatttatttttttataaacactattaatttgttattattattactattatttaagactagctacactgacctaacagCGGTAATGAGGAGTCTTTCCtcttgtgtaatatgtatgttctgtttatgtttcaaattaggtaacaaacgggataataatgggctcttATAACTacatatgctcttcaatttttaaaagtggggagagaaaacttcctgccTCTGTTGTCTCTGGTGAGAGGAGCTTTTCTGTTTTAAAGCtgataaaaaaaaaccttcttgAGGTCAACCATGTGCCAGGAGAGGCTCACAGGACTGGCACTTATATCAATCGACTGTGGTATCCGAAAGTCTTTAGCCATGGAAGACATAGTGGTTGCATTTGCTGAAGCCAAGGCCCATAAGCAGCAGTTCTAAAAAATTTGCACTACGGCAATTctctttttattgtttgtgtatttggagttatttataatatttatgcaaagtttccctttatttatttgtattttaattatattatttccaTTGAAAAGGAAGTGTTTTACAATTtgtggaaaataaaatatttgtttgtataaTAATCTATGTGCATGGATGAATGATTAAGGTGCCTTGTGTGTGGGGGGGTCATCCCTTCAGCATGGGGCCCCCACAGTCTCTAGAAACGCCCCTGTCTTTATCAAGCATGGCGCTTTTTTCTGTGCATAACTTATACACTGTATCCCGTTATTGTggctgtgtaaatacatttaaagtcgTAGTAAAGACAGACGTCTCTCGGTAGCATTTGGTGAGTCACGTCCACATCAGAAACTTGCATAATAAAGAACTGATGAAAAATATCAGTCATTAACGACACTGTAAGAACACTGTAAGGGGCAGTTCACATTGAACGCGCCCTTGTGCTAAACAAAGACGTAACGTAATGAATAGAACAGAAAGACGTCTCACGTTTTTAATTAACAGTTCAAGTTCTTTTTAACCTGAAACGCGTCTAAAACCTGCGGCGAACCTGCGCGAGACGCGGTGCAATATACGTCGGTCAAGCGCATGATTACGTCGATAAACAACTGGAAAACCAGTGCGGTTTTTCAGCCAGACTTAATAATCTTAGATAGGCTATTGCGCACAGTTTCCTCTGTTTATATAGTAAGTATACTGTATCATTgagtttaataatttaataataaaaaagggacaTTTTTGCAACAGGCTGCTGTGGTGTTATAGCTCGACATTATTTCACTTGTTCACCTCTCTCGTGTATACAAAATTCACCGTATAACAGCATGAAAAGTCATCAAACCATCAATTCCCTTCAATATTCTTTATGACCAGAAATAGCGTATAttcgcgcgtgcgtgcgtgcgtgcttgtgtgtgtgcgtaatgATAGAGAACTCACCAGAGGCAAGACCACAAGTAAACTTCTTACAAGAATTCTTCACAGCTGCGTCCACAACTTTCACTTACAACGTTATCACTGCGGTAACCACCAAGTAAAACATTCGTTTGTTAAGGGTGGCTATCACCTTTGCTTCTTATTTCAATGGCGTGACCATTATCTCTTAAAGTGGTATACAttatttttcctttctttctttctttttttttttttgagtgagaAAATGCCTGCGGCAACACCCCTGTTGGATTTGTTTCGTAATATGACAACCACACAGGATATGGTTATATAAATGGGTGGGTCT
This genomic window from Xyrauchen texanus isolate HMW12.3.18 chromosome 11, RBS_HiC_50CHRs, whole genome shotgun sequence contains:
- the LOC127651580 gene encoding UDP-glucuronosyltransferase 2A3-like, producing the protein MSQQNFQVCQTILLALVVLAIPVVQNGKILVFPVDGSHWVHMKTLIEALHAKGHNITVMRMADSWYIKEFSPHYTSITLKSEGGFGEEFLEMFTFRLMEIQRGGSTWAHMKLEIEMWKSIYEMIKTEGELIISMLENQQLTQSLKEAKYDLVLTDPAMFGGIILGHYLKLPMVFNVRWTLYSEAHFMIAPSPLSYVPFLFLEFSDRMSFFERVKNIVMYIIAEAQGALLFAPTYNALCERFLGPEASSYLALVRSADLWLHRVDFIFEFPRPTMPNIVYMGGFHCKPSKPLPLDLEDFVQSSGEHGVIVMSLGTLIGQLPVDVAEAIAEAFAELPQKVIWRYKGKRPSALGNNTLMMDWIPQNDLLGHPKTRAFVAHGGTNGVQEAIYHGVPIIGFGLIFDQPDNLAKMRVRGVAKIVDFATVDKDSFLKTVKEVLYEPSYRENMQRLSRLHKDVPVKPLDNAIFWIEFVMRHKGAGHLRTESYKMPWYSYHSVDVILFLLSALSLIVLTTYAVIRYLCCRKCMRKTKKKIQ
- the LOC127651579 gene encoding UDP-glucuronosyltransferase 2C1-like — its product is MNGQISSMCFQACVQILIALLMTTVPVVQSGKVLVFPVDGSHWVHMTILIEALHAKGHNITVIRMVDSWYIKEFSPHYTSITLKSPGGFDEEFFEKFASRLMQIQRDGSTWARLKLEIEMWESTSEMTKTESNMISSMMEDQQLMQFLKEAKYNLILTDPLFFGGIILGHYLKLPIVYNVRWTMYSEAHFAIAPSPLSYVPFPMVELSDRMSFFERLKNVVMYTVAEAMGAFLFAPYYNALCERFIGPGVSFLTLVQSADLWLHRVDFIFEFPRPTMPNIVYMGGFQCKPSKPLSQDLEDFVQSSGDHGVILMSLGTLIGQLPDDVAEAIAEAFAELPQKVIWRYKGKRPSALGNNTLMMDWIPQNDLMGHPKTRAFVAHGGTNGVQEAIYHGVPIIGFGLIFDQPDNLAKMRVKGVAKIVDFATVDKDSFLKTVKDVLYEPSYRENMQRLSRLHKDVPVKPLDNAIFWIEFVMRHKGAAHLQTESYKMPWYTYHSVDVILFLLSALSLIVLTTYEVIRYLCCRMCVRKQKTS